A genomic segment from Pseudorca crassidens isolate mPseCra1 chromosome 6, mPseCra1.hap1, whole genome shotgun sequence encodes:
- the HS6ST1 gene encoding heparan-sulfate 6-O-sulfotransferase 1 isoform X3, translated as MCPPKAGVTPGGTPSPSPLLVIMPAPQGPLAPWEMRSDQGTARPCDVSCAPVASQRAVRGLLLLGLGEEGAVWGQLPCCHQAGAGGGGMDPPRSGVWGPSGPLLPTSEDTLGCSPQALVPLGLGPAPPAQAAALPALEVGLREEPQPPPGATHTHQARHSSWHWGRSSQHTLQGPESPQLPLTPRERGEGGTALLESALPWKFYYITLLRDPVSRYLSEWRHVQRGATWKTSLHMCDGRTPTPEELPPCYEGTDWSGCTLQEFMDCPYNLASNRQVRMLADLSLVGCYNLSFIPEGKRAQLLLDSAKKNLRGMAFFGLTEFQRKTQYLFERTFNLKFIRPFMQYNSTRAGGVEVGEDTIRRIEELNDLDVQLYDYARDLFQQRYQYRRQLERRQQRLRSREERLLHRAKEAPPRGDAEEPGRVPTEDYMSHIIEKCFLRWPLHLAVQGQRSQQAPESGHIMLRSHTVSSVSSLHLEGGPGSGQHPGRGASDSTSWQCPSATWVSRPALPAQDACFEVKMNVSR; from the exons atgtgccccccTAAGGCTGGGGTGACCCCCGGTGGTACCCCGTCACCTTCGCCCTTGCTAGTTATCATGCCCGCACCCCAGGGCCCCCTTGCCCCCTGGGAGATGCGGTCAGATCAGGGCACTGCCAGACCCTGCGACGTGTCTTGTGCCCCCGTGGCTTCCCAGAGGGCAGTGCGAGGGCTGCTCTTGTTGGGCCTCGGTGAGGAGGGGGCAGTGTGGGGGCAGCTTCCATGTTGCCATCAGgcaggggccgggggaggggggatggaccCCCCCAGGAGTGGTGTGTGGGGACCCAGTGGGCCCCTGCTGCCCACTTCCGAGGACACTCTAGGCTGCTCGCCCCAGGCCCTGGTTCCCCTTGGCCTGGGACCTGCCCCACCTGCACAGGCAGCTGCTCTGCCAGCCCTGGAGGTGGGGCTCCGAGAAGAGCCGCAACCCCCCCCTGGGGCGACCCACACCCACCAGGCCCGTCACAGTTCCTGGCACTGGGGCCGATCATCACAGCACACCCTGCAGGGACCTGAATCACCCCAGCTGCCTCTCACCCCGAGGGAGCGAGGAGAAGGGGGCACAGCCCTCCTTGAGTCAGCTCTCCCATG GAAGTTCTACTACATCACCCTGCTGCGAGACCCCGTGTCCCGCTACCTGAGCGAGTGGCGGCACGTGCAGCGGGGGGCCACGTGGAAGACATCGCTGCACATGTGCGACGGGCGCACGCCCACGCCCGAGGAGCTGCCGCCCTGCTACGAGGGCACGGACTGGTCGGGCTGCACGCTGCAGGAGTTCATGGACTGCCCCTACAACCTGGCCAGCAACCGCCAGGTGCGCATGCTGGCCGACCTGAGCCTGGTGGGCTGCTACAACCTGTCCTTCATCCCCGAGGGCAAgcgggcccagctgctgctgGACAGCGCCAAGAAGAACCTGCGGGGCATGGCCTTCTTCGGCCTGACCGAGTTCCAGCGCAAGACGCAGTACCTGTTCGAGCGGACGTTCAACCTCAAGTTCATCCGTCCCTTCATGCAGTACAACAGCACGCGGGCGGGCGGCGTGGAGGTGGGCGAGGACACCATCCGGCGCATCGAGGAGCTCAACGACCTGGACGTGCAGCTCTACGACTACGCCAGGGACCTCTTCCAGCAGCGCTACCAGTACAGGCGGCAGCTGGAGCGCCGGCAGCAGCGCCTCCGGAGCCGCGAGGAGCGCCTGCTGCACCGGGCCAAGGAGGCGCCGCCGCGGGGGGACGCCGAGGAGCCCGGCCGCGTGCCCACCGAGGACTACATGAGCCACATCATCGAGAAGTG CTTCCTGCGCTGGCCACTTCATCTTGCAGTCCAAGGACAGCGCAGTCAACAGGCCCCCGAGAGCGGACACATCATGCTGAGGAG TCACACGGTCTCCTCGGTTTCTTCACTGCATCTGGAAGGAGGTCCTGGCTCCGGCCAGCATCCAGGCAGGGGTGCCAGTGACAGCACCAGCTGGCAGTGCCCCTCGGCCACTTGGGTCTCCCGTCCAGCACTGCCGGCTCAGGACGCCTGCTTTGAG GTCAAGATGAATGTTAGCAGATGA
- the HS6ST1 gene encoding heparan-sulfate 6-O-sulfotransferase 1 isoform X1 — MCPPKAGVTPGGTPSPSPLLVIMPAPQGPLAPWEMRSDQGTARPCDVSCAPVASQRAVRGLLLLGLGEEGAVWGQLPCCHQAGAGGGGMDPPRSGVWGPSGPLLPTSEDTLGCSPQALVPLGLGPAPPAQAAALPALEVGLREEPQPPPGATHTHQARHSSWHWGRSSQHTLQGPESPQLPLTPRERGEGGTALLESALPWKFYYITLLRDPVSRYLSEWRHVQRGATWKTSLHMCDGRTPTPEELPPCYEGTDWSGCTLQEFMDCPYNLASNRQVRMLADLSLVGCYNLSFIPEGKRAQLLLDSAKKNLRGMAFFGLTEFQRKTQYLFERTFNLKFIRPFMQYNSTRAGGVEVGEDTIRRIEELNDLDVQLYDYARDLFQQRYQYRRQLERRQQRLRSREERLLHRAKEAPPRGDAEEPGRVPTEDYMSHIIEKCFLRWPLHLAVQGQRSQQAPESGHIMLRSHTVSSVSSLHLEGGPGSGQHPGRGASDSTSWQCPSATWVSRPALPAQDACFEVKASCACSISSNTTGWGSREGMASPGLFPGLRDRSKHVVSEQLPAPTTPGLRCPLSEEA; from the exons atgtgccccccTAAGGCTGGGGTGACCCCCGGTGGTACCCCGTCACCTTCGCCCTTGCTAGTTATCATGCCCGCACCCCAGGGCCCCCTTGCCCCCTGGGAGATGCGGTCAGATCAGGGCACTGCCAGACCCTGCGACGTGTCTTGTGCCCCCGTGGCTTCCCAGAGGGCAGTGCGAGGGCTGCTCTTGTTGGGCCTCGGTGAGGAGGGGGCAGTGTGGGGGCAGCTTCCATGTTGCCATCAGgcaggggccgggggaggggggatggaccCCCCCAGGAGTGGTGTGTGGGGACCCAGTGGGCCCCTGCTGCCCACTTCCGAGGACACTCTAGGCTGCTCGCCCCAGGCCCTGGTTCCCCTTGGCCTGGGACCTGCCCCACCTGCACAGGCAGCTGCTCTGCCAGCCCTGGAGGTGGGGCTCCGAGAAGAGCCGCAACCCCCCCCTGGGGCGACCCACACCCACCAGGCCCGTCACAGTTCCTGGCACTGGGGCCGATCATCACAGCACACCCTGCAGGGACCTGAATCACCCCAGCTGCCTCTCACCCCGAGGGAGCGAGGAGAAGGGGGCACAGCCCTCCTTGAGTCAGCTCTCCCATG GAAGTTCTACTACATCACCCTGCTGCGAGACCCCGTGTCCCGCTACCTGAGCGAGTGGCGGCACGTGCAGCGGGGGGCCACGTGGAAGACATCGCTGCACATGTGCGACGGGCGCACGCCCACGCCCGAGGAGCTGCCGCCCTGCTACGAGGGCACGGACTGGTCGGGCTGCACGCTGCAGGAGTTCATGGACTGCCCCTACAACCTGGCCAGCAACCGCCAGGTGCGCATGCTGGCCGACCTGAGCCTGGTGGGCTGCTACAACCTGTCCTTCATCCCCGAGGGCAAgcgggcccagctgctgctgGACAGCGCCAAGAAGAACCTGCGGGGCATGGCCTTCTTCGGCCTGACCGAGTTCCAGCGCAAGACGCAGTACCTGTTCGAGCGGACGTTCAACCTCAAGTTCATCCGTCCCTTCATGCAGTACAACAGCACGCGGGCGGGCGGCGTGGAGGTGGGCGAGGACACCATCCGGCGCATCGAGGAGCTCAACGACCTGGACGTGCAGCTCTACGACTACGCCAGGGACCTCTTCCAGCAGCGCTACCAGTACAGGCGGCAGCTGGAGCGCCGGCAGCAGCGCCTCCGGAGCCGCGAGGAGCGCCTGCTGCACCGGGCCAAGGAGGCGCCGCCGCGGGGGGACGCCGAGGAGCCCGGCCGCGTGCCCACCGAGGACTACATGAGCCACATCATCGAGAAGTG CTTCCTGCGCTGGCCACTTCATCTTGCAGTCCAAGGACAGCGCAGTCAACAGGCCCCCGAGAGCGGACACATCATGCTGAGGAG TCACACGGTCTCCTCGGTTTCTTCACTGCATCTGGAAGGAGGTCCTGGCTCCGGCCAGCATCCAGGCAGGGGTGCCAGTGACAGCACCAGCTGGCAGTGCCCCTCGGCCACTTGGGTCTCCCGTCCAGCACTGCCGGCTCAGGACGCCTGCTTTGAGGTAAAGGCTTCTTGTGCCTGCAGCATCTCCTCCAACACCACGGGCTGGGGCTCCAGGGAAGGGATGGCCTCCCCAGGGCTCTTCCCAGGGCTGAGGGACAGAAGCAAACATGTAGTGAGTGAACAGCTCCCCGCTCCCACCACCCCAGGCCTTCGATGTCCTCTCTCGGAGGAGGCGTGA